The following proteins come from a genomic window of Triticum aestivum cultivar Chinese Spring chromosome 6A, IWGSC CS RefSeq v2.1, whole genome shotgun sequence:
- the LOC123128293 gene encoding uncharacterized protein, producing the protein MAAILGRAGTTASGGFRRHHQETSRGGRRRGAVVVAAVTGAAPQEGSLERPAWSGETPVSRLVAALIAFKPLYSLMKVASREVIIRTAEKSNIPWREMTRKVLESDVYEVFERIRDPDIVYPDYYLSPFHAYDEGNLSWLAAAEAEAATLSIAKRAIPEATSIEEANQIVRGNWMNAIEEHHLKHGGENCQINDILDIGCSVGVSTRYLAERFPSAKAVGLDLSPYFLAVAAQKEEQLSRQNPIRWVHANGEATGLPPNSFDVVSLAYVCHECPARAIIGLAKEAFRLLRPGGTIALTDNSPKSKVLQELSPVLFTLMKSTEPFLDEYYMLDLEEALSQAGFVNVCSVLTDPRHRTVTATVPY; encoded by the exons ATGGCAGCCATCCTCGGGCGCGCCGGCACCACCGCCAGCGGCGGCTTCCGGCGGCACCATCAAGAAACCAGCCGCGGCGGCCGTCGGCGAGGTGCGGTCGTCGTCGCGGCCGTGACCGGCGCCGCGCCGCAGGAGGGGTCGCTGGAGCGGCCGGCGTGGTCCGGGGAGACGCCTGTGTCGCGGCTCGTCGCCGCGCTCATCGCCTTCAAGCCGCTCTACTCCCTCATGAAGGTCGCCTCCCGCGAGGTCATCATCAG GACGGCGGAGAAGTCCAACATCCCGTGGAGGGAGATGACGAGGAAGGTGCTGGAGTCTGACGTGTACGAGGTGTTCGAGAGGATAAGAGACCCCGACATCGTCTACCCTGACT ATTATCTGAGCCCATTCCACGCCTATGACGAAGGGAACCTATCATGGCTG GCTGCAGCTGAGGCTGAGGCCGCGACCTTGTCGATTGCAAAGAGGGCCATACCCGAGGCTACTTCCATCGAAGAAGCGAACCAGATTGTTCGGGGAAACTGGATGAATGCAATTGAGGAGCATCACCTCAAGCACGGGGGGGAAAACTGCCAGATCAATGACATTTTGGACATTGGCTGCTCTGTTGGAGTGAGCACCAGATACCTGGCTGAGAGGTTCCCTTCGGCTAAGGCTGTT GGACTAGATCTATCGCCCTACTTCCTGGCCGTGGCAGCACAGAAGGAAGAACAACTGTCTCGGCAAAACCCTATTCGTTGGGTTCATGCAAATGGTGAAGCGACTGGGTTGCCACCGAATTCATTTGACGTCGTCTCCCTTGCTTATGTG TGCCACGAGTGTCCAGCACGAGCAATAATCGGATTGGCGAAGGAAGCATTCAGACTGCTTCGTCCAGGAGGAACCATCGCCTTAACCGACAACTCA CCAAAATCAAAAGTACTCCAG GAATTATCACCCGTTCTGTTCACTCTTATGAAGAGCACCGAACCGTTCCTGGACGAGTACTACATGCTGGATCTGGAGGAGGCGCTCAGCCAAGCAGGCTTCGTCAATGTGTGCTCCGTGCTGACAGACCCCAGGCACAGAACGGTCACTGCCACTGTACCCTACTGA